The proteins below are encoded in one region of Helicoverpa zea isolate HzStark_Cry1AcR chromosome 21, ilHelZeax1.1, whole genome shotgun sequence:
- the LOC124641060 gene encoding hyphally regulated cell wall protein 1-like, translated as MEEKLITLVQAYDYLYNMSSKHYMNTQMKNNAWRIIGTEMNKTGEECQKIWSNIRNNFRKALNNRKTKSGDPYTKRRPIKFEKELEFLKKFIQHRKQTSNLDSSSEDTQTSFAESAVVDSDERSVSRMTNDSHHSSIIPEPTTTAEILNKYIESKKEVDAIDSFFQTMAATVKKLPKREQVRIKRQIFNMVTDAELNYIEGTPAPTSEDVSTNLQHQRPCRTAFTSRSGCGTAAGLGYEAVSGSGYETTSRSGYETTSRSGYEAASGSDFGTASGSCYEAASGSGFGTASGSGYEAASGSGFGTASGSGYEPASRSGYETASGPGYEAASGSGYKTAVSEYETNLN; from the exons ATGGAggaaaaattaataacattagttCAAGCCTatgattatttatataatatgtcATCAAAACATTATATGAACACTCAAATGAAGAACAATGCGTGGAGAATAATTGGGACAGAAATGAATAAaacag gtGAAGAATGTCAGAAAATATGGAGtaatatacgtaataattttaggAAAGCTCTGAATAACAGAAAAACAAAGAGTGGTGACCCGTACACAAAGCGACGCCCTATCAAGTTTGAAAAAGAGCTGGAGTTTTTGAAAAAATTCATTCAGCACAGAAAACAAACCTCGAATTTGGACTCCTCTTCAGAGGATACGCAGACTTCTTTTGCAGAATCCGCTGTCGTTGATAGCGATGAACGTTCAGTTTCGCGAATGACCAATGATTCACACCATTCCTCAATAATACCAGAACCTACAACAACTGCtgaaatactaaataaatatattgaatcGAAAAAGGAGGTGGACGCCATTGATTCGTTCTTTCAAACAATGGCTGCCACAGTAAAAAAGCTACCAAAAAGAGAGCAGGTCCGAATAAAGAGACAAATATTTAATATGGTAACCGACGCCGAATTAAACTACATAGAGGGAACTCCAGCTCCAACATCTGAAGATGTCTCTACCAATTTACAACATCAACGACCATGCCGTACCGCTTTTACTTCAAGATCTGGCTGTGGAACCGCGGCAGGCTTGGGCTATGAAGCTGTATCAGGATCTGGCTATGAAACCACCTCAAGATCTGGCTATGAAACCACCTCAAGATCTGGCTATGAAGCAGCTTCGGGGTCTGACTTTGGAACCGCCTCAGGCTCCTGTTATGAAGCAGCTTCGGGGTCTGGCTTTGGAACTGCCTCAGGCTCTGGTTATGAAGCAGCTTCGGGGTCTGGCTTTGGAACCGCCTCAGGTTCTGGCTATGAACCTGCTTCACGGTCTGGTTATGAAACCGCCTCGGGCCCTGGCTATGAAGCTGCTTCAGGGTCTGGCTACAAAACTGCAGTTTCTGAATACGAAACTAATCTAAACTAG